The following are encoded in a window of Leptospira selangorensis genomic DNA:
- a CDS encoding FeoA family protein, with product MKSKLFELEEGESGKITGIKNKSGKTGLVRNLLDMGFLPGTKITVVRKFQDQDKMIVKLGLVRLAIRKLEADLLELN from the coding sequence ATGAAATCCAAACTTTTCGAATTAGAAGAGGGAGAATCCGGAAAAATCACCGGAATTAAAAACAAATCCGGAAAAACAGGGCTGGTCAGAAACCTTTTAGATATGGGTTTTCTTCCCGGAACTAAGATCACTGTGGTCCGAAAATTCCAGGACCAAGATAAGATGATCGTAAAATTGGGCCTTGTTCGATTGGCCATTCGAAAATTAGAAGCGGATCTTCTGGAATTGAACTAG
- a CDS encoding ABC1 kinase family protein — protein sequence MAGFIDQLLQGVNSASRIVTSSYVFSTKTILLLKDLATGGSGSRNIPVRLREAFEELGATYIKLGQFIASAPSLFPEEIVTEMQKCLDSVRPLPFSEIQKVLKKELGRDYQKLFQSIDPVPMASASIAQVHSAVTKDGLDVVVKVQRPDIEGALGADLNLLFLASKLFEIFVPGLNKSGLSEMVGMFQSSILEEIDFVKEANNCEEFERYLLSSGETRARVPKIYRELSTKKVLVMEKFYGAPITDEISLRKFSKDPSKTLSDALEIWFSTLSKSGFFHADVHAGNLMILRDGTVGFIDFGIVGRISSKVWEGLMIFLEGLALNRTDRIASGLVRMDGTASGIDEKKLAKDLETVFNQMSKMVLDIQMGELDAFDEKKMNTILFEFRDISDRNGLKIPKEFGLLIKQILYFDRYIKSFAPELDLIRDREKFIK from the coding sequence ATGGCCGGATTCATAGACCAACTTCTGCAAGGGGTAAACAGTGCTAGTCGTATAGTGACCAGTAGTTATGTTTTTTCCACCAAAACCATCCTACTTTTAAAGGATTTGGCTACAGGAGGAAGTGGATCCCGTAATATTCCAGTTCGATTAAGAGAGGCGTTTGAAGAATTGGGCGCAACGTATATTAAATTAGGCCAATTCATCGCTTCTGCCCCTTCTCTTTTTCCTGAAGAGATAGTAACTGAAATGCAAAAATGTTTGGATTCAGTACGACCTCTTCCTTTCTCCGAGATCCAAAAAGTATTAAAAAAAGAACTGGGTAGAGATTACCAAAAATTATTCCAAAGTATTGACCCGGTCCCGATGGCATCTGCATCTATCGCACAAGTCCATTCCGCAGTCACAAAAGACGGCCTGGATGTGGTTGTAAAAGTGCAAAGACCGGATATAGAAGGTGCATTAGGAGCAGATCTCAACCTTCTATTTTTAGCATCCAAACTATTCGAAATATTCGTACCCGGTCTTAACAAATCAGGACTTTCGGAAATGGTGGGAATGTTCCAGTCTTCCATCTTAGAAGAAATAGATTTCGTAAAAGAAGCAAACAATTGCGAAGAATTCGAAAGATACCTTCTATCTTCCGGAGAAACCAGAGCAAGAGTTCCTAAAATTTATAGAGAGCTCAGCACCAAAAAAGTTTTGGTTATGGAAAAATTCTACGGAGCTCCGATTACCGACGAAATTTCACTTCGAAAATTCAGCAAAGATCCTTCCAAAACCCTTTCCGACGCGCTTGAGATCTGGTTTTCCACACTTTCCAAATCAGGCTTCTTCCATGCGGACGTACATGCAGGAAATCTAATGATCCTAAGAGATGGAACGGTCGGTTTTATCGATTTCGGGATTGTTGGCAGGATTTCCTCCAAGGTATGGGAAGGATTAATGATCTTTTTAGAAGGTCTAGCGTTAAATAGAACCGACCGGATCGCAAGCGGCCTAGTTCGTATGGATGGAACCGCCTCGGGTATTGACGAGAAAAAGTTAGCCAAGGATCTGGAAACCGTATTTAATCAAATGAGTAAAATGGTCCTGGATATACAAATGGGAGAGCTGGACGCTTTCGATGAGAAGAAGATGAACACGATCCTTTTCGAGTTCAGGGATATTTCAGATAGAAACGGATTAAAGATCCCTAAAGAATTCGGACTTCTCATTAAACAAATCTTATACTTTGATAGATATATAAAATCTTTCGCGCCTGAATTAGATCTGATCCGGGATAGGGAAAAATTCATAAAATGA
- a CDS encoding helicase, producing the protein MSGESVLLQELEKLELNDLKKTAALWNIPKLPFKEKNKNVKFLFDSFLDEFYLKGVLEKLTVLQVNIYTSILKNKNVLTLGEISRKVNIPPINVEMELNLLRKYQLVYQRKNRERLTNNLDKYHAFDELAALVSLDQNLKGDKYKVSVEKLLDRKKLTDISNEWKKAVKAPAKIDSIRKFITHATSDEAYEAAILSLSELERDTVVRIYLSGGAADADDIRSFIVMSRGKYETIIPALVEKGMIADVCFVEEKFVRIFALPEELLKYIQNNPILPSVKKGTRQRQEKLATNELDFFLNTKKLLSYISRKGLVLAKSGKVKQADHKRTEQELLNPDISIFPEKSQIYQMELILPILKLLNLADIKGENIILRGDLDGFLAKDIFEIMKLVIHEVNEARMKRVNPPEVFQPTEMPFYDKMILDKCVNLIIKSKRIHLSVIFSNIIREHLIFSPGFRTKNFQTDLADLRKEIMSAIFYLHLFGLLEVEYPNRFLTLSKLGEYFFQTGELAGVTEKGGITINPDFSVIAFPEKVSIYGIHLLKAFTELKDYDRVYTFVLTKEAYQLGILLGYKTNEFVDFLKASSRAELAQNLLFLLEDWGGNLPVVEVAEDCVLVRTKDQNVMELLLGQIKGKKIVLDEIGPTAVLVDKTRVQDVITVAEKLNLIINLTR; encoded by the coding sequence ATGAGCGGCGAATCGGTTTTATTGCAAGAATTAGAAAAACTCGAACTGAACGACCTAAAGAAGACAGCTGCTCTTTGGAACATTCCCAAGCTACCGTTCAAAGAAAAGAATAAGAACGTTAAGTTCCTTTTCGACAGTTTTCTGGATGAGTTTTACCTCAAAGGTGTACTGGAAAAACTCACCGTACTCCAAGTTAATATCTATACTTCTATCTTAAAAAATAAGAATGTTCTTACTTTGGGGGAGATCTCTCGTAAAGTAAATATTCCACCAATAAACGTGGAGATGGAACTTAACCTTCTCCGCAAATACCAACTCGTATACCAAAGAAAAAACAGAGAAAGACTTACCAATAACCTGGATAAGTATCATGCCTTTGACGAGCTGGCTGCATTAGTTTCTTTAGACCAAAATCTGAAAGGGGACAAATACAAGGTCTCCGTCGAAAAACTTCTAGATCGTAAGAAGCTGACTGATATTTCCAATGAATGGAAAAAAGCAGTCAAGGCTCCTGCAAAGATCGACAGTATCCGCAAGTTTATCACTCACGCGACTTCTGACGAGGCGTATGAGGCGGCTATTCTCTCCTTATCCGAATTGGAAAGGGATACAGTAGTCAGGATCTATCTAAGCGGTGGTGCTGCTGACGCAGACGATATCAGAAGTTTTATCGTAATGAGCAGAGGCAAATACGAGACGATCATTCCTGCATTAGTTGAAAAAGGAATGATTGCGGACGTTTGTTTCGTAGAGGAGAAGTTCGTAAGAATTTTTGCTCTACCGGAAGAACTTTTAAAATATATCCAAAATAATCCGATCCTTCCTTCCGTTAAAAAAGGAACTCGTCAAAGACAGGAAAAACTCGCAACCAACGAGTTGGACTTCTTCTTAAATACCAAAAAACTTCTTTCTTATATTAGTAGAAAGGGCTTGGTTTTGGCGAAATCCGGCAAGGTAAAACAGGCGGATCATAAAAGAACAGAGCAGGAATTATTAAATCCGGATATCAGCATTTTCCCTGAAAAAAGCCAGATCTATCAGATGGAACTTATCCTTCCTATACTGAAACTTCTGAACCTGGCAGATATCAAAGGGGAGAATATTATTCTGAGAGGTGACCTGGACGGTTTTCTTGCAAAGGATATATTCGAGATCATGAAACTCGTCATCCATGAGGTGAACGAGGCTAGAATGAAGAGGGTAAATCCTCCAGAGGTTTTCCAACCTACGGAAATGCCTTTTTACGATAAGATGATCTTGGACAAATGTGTGAACTTGATCATCAAGTCCAAACGTATCCATCTTTCCGTTATTTTCTCTAATATTATCAGAGAACATCTGATCTTCAGCCCAGGTTTCCGTACTAAAAATTTCCAAACCGATTTGGCGGATCTTCGTAAGGAGATCATGAGTGCGATCTTCTATCTGCATTTATTCGGATTATTAGAAGTAGAATACCCGAACCGATTCCTGACTCTTTCCAAGCTGGGAGAATATTTCTTCCAAACGGGAGAGCTTGCTGGGGTTACAGAGAAGGGTGGAATCACGATCAACCCGGACTTCTCCGTGATCGCGTTCCCGGAAAAAGTTTCTATTTACGGAATTCATCTTTTAAAAGCGTTCACAGAACTCAAAGACTACGACAGAGTTTATACTTTCGTTTTAACCAAAGAAGCATACCAATTGGGAATACTCTTAGGGTACAAAACGAACGAGTTCGTAGACTTCTTGAAAGCGTCTAGCAGAGCGGAGCTTGCCCAAAACCTTCTATTCTTATTAGAAGATTGGGGTGGCAACCTTCCTGTGGTTGAAGTCGCAGAAGATTGTGTACTTGTTCGCACCAAAGACCAGAACGTGATGGAACTTCTACTTGGTCAGATCAAAGGGAAGAAGATCGTTCTGGACGAGATTGGACCAACCGCAGTGCTTGTGGATAAAACTCGAGTCCAAGACGTGATCACAGTTGCTGAAAAACTGAACCTGATAATTAACCTGACTAGATAA
- a CDS encoding methyl-accepting chemotaxis protein, translating into MKNINKEISVFSARFLFLTEGLGYLIGTPFAIVFLIHFMDLDLTGADSLWFVMGVIFVLGLVTSSLSSFYKLKPLRKYSKQFAEGAVTRETVIGAQKAVFRLPVLHAADILVRIWIGGGIFVVSLGIFLPISKTDYSILLGLIVFGGLWSAVYFYLITDWLKDNLTRTDLFGSISLESLVKLNLTKTLALIFFSIVLVLAIGVSLVVYKLNYESLKNAYTNQMLNVSQTLDLLTQGIYEDTEEEAELIIRNKTLGFLVSQKNWKEAENFLNNFLGSSQRFEGIAVWKEAGDWFSHSVGTGTLASSQIVPLTSAFQLPGADEIRNTNKEKAFFFSEPSNSTQNGSPVILYIREFELNDGSKAFLVFSVRIGDLTNNIVQSIKIGKTGYPGLLTPKMTFLNHVSENMRLKKMEDLPFAKSFVNAPDRVPIKYVMDGAYKSMVVHTNKKYGFRSFVTIVNEEVSKEAISTIFYMLAISFSGLFVIGFIIYFILSKSLKPLRDSQNLIEKMSEGDLTHKLTVLSRDEIGEMAISINEFNRKVKAVLHKIFDASHSLANSSDEMSSTLKTISDNAQDQAAASEEISASIEEISAGMDAISYRTKEQVTLLNSLDSEMVEFSSSIKNTSENLENTLSHVKEITDEARRGGKSLELTDQSIRKISQSSDQITGVIEIITTISEQIHLLALNAAIEAARAGAAGKGFAVVADEISKLADKTSNSMKEIENIIQANETEIGIGVSNIRDTVNVIGGIIQRIETIYIRMNEVSSVMGEQLVRNKVVNKKGQEVKERSEGIQTAIQEQKLAVEEISKTISSINDLTQSNASSTEELSSGSVGLAHLSEDLKNQAEYFHF; encoded by the coding sequence ATGAAAAACATAAACAAAGAAATTTCCGTATTCTCCGCAAGATTTCTATTCCTAACGGAAGGATTAGGTTATCTGATCGGAACCCCATTTGCGATCGTATTTCTGATCCATTTTATGGACTTGGATCTGACAGGAGCGGACTCTCTTTGGTTCGTCATGGGAGTGATCTTTGTCCTAGGACTCGTAACCAGTTCACTTTCCTCTTTTTATAAATTAAAACCGTTACGAAAATATTCCAAACAATTTGCAGAAGGCGCAGTAACTAGAGAAACAGTCATTGGAGCCCAAAAAGCAGTCTTCCGACTTCCTGTTTTACATGCGGCAGACATACTGGTAAGGATCTGGATAGGAGGCGGGATCTTCGTAGTATCTTTAGGGATCTTTCTGCCTATCAGCAAAACGGATTATTCTATTCTATTGGGGCTGATCGTATTCGGGGGTCTTTGGAGTGCCGTTTATTTTTATCTGATCACGGATTGGCTAAAGGACAATCTAACTAGAACCGACCTATTCGGCTCCATTTCTTTAGAGTCCTTGGTCAAACTGAATCTGACTAAAACCCTAGCATTGATCTTTTTTTCCATCGTTCTAGTTTTGGCGATAGGTGTTTCTCTAGTGGTTTACAAACTCAATTATGAATCTTTAAAGAATGCTTATACCAACCAAATGTTGAATGTTTCTCAAACCTTGGACCTTCTCACCCAAGGAATTTATGAGGACACGGAAGAAGAAGCCGAACTCATCATCCGGAACAAAACCTTAGGATTTTTGGTATCTCAGAAAAATTGGAAGGAAGCTGAAAATTTTCTAAATAATTTTTTAGGATCCAGCCAAAGATTCGAAGGGATAGCGGTTTGGAAAGAAGCAGGAGATTGGTTCTCTCATTCTGTCGGAACCGGGACCTTGGCAAGTAGCCAAATTGTTCCTTTAACTTCCGCATTTCAACTTCCTGGAGCGGATGAGATCAGAAATACAAATAAAGAGAAGGCATTCTTTTTTAGTGAACCTTCTAATTCTACCCAGAACGGATCTCCCGTTATTTTATATATTAGAGAATTTGAATTAAACGACGGCTCCAAGGCGTTTTTGGTATTCTCGGTCCGCATCGGTGATCTAACCAATAATATCGTACAATCGATCAAGATCGGAAAAACAGGTTATCCAGGACTTCTCACTCCTAAAATGACCTTCTTAAATCATGTCAGCGAAAATATGAGATTGAAAAAGATGGAAGATCTTCCATTTGCAAAATCATTCGTAAACGCACCGGACCGAGTCCCGATTAAGTACGTGATGGACGGTGCTTATAAATCTATGGTAGTTCATACCAACAAAAAGTACGGATTTAGATCTTTCGTGACTATAGTAAACGAAGAAGTTTCCAAAGAAGCGATCTCTACTATCTTCTATATGTTAGCGATCTCATTTAGCGGATTGTTTGTAATCGGGTTTATCATCTATTTCATTCTATCTAAAAGTTTGAAACCTTTAAGAGATAGCCAAAACCTGATCGAAAAAATGTCGGAAGGAGATCTTACCCATAAACTCACGGTTCTTTCCAGAGATGAGATCGGAGAAATGGCGATCAGTATCAATGAATTCAATCGTAAGGTAAAAGCGGTCCTTCACAAAATTTTCGATGCCTCTCATAGTCTTGCGAATTCTTCCGACGAAATGTCTAGTACTTTAAAGACTATTTCTGATAATGCACAAGACCAAGCGGCAGCATCAGAGGAAATTTCAGCTTCAATAGAAGAAATTTCAGCTGGAATGGATGCAATCTCTTATAGAACAAAGGAGCAGGTCACTCTTTTGAATTCTTTGGACTCTGAGATGGTAGAATTTTCTTCTTCCATCAAAAACACTTCCGAGAATCTGGAAAACACTCTTTCTCATGTTAAAGAGATTACGGACGAGGCAAGAAGAGGCGGAAAATCTTTGGAACTGACTGACCAAAGTATCCGTAAAATTTCCCAGAGTTCCGACCAGATCACAGGTGTGATCGAAATTATCACGACAATTTCCGAACAGATCCATCTTCTTGCGTTGAACGCAGCTATCGAGGCCGCAAGAGCAGGTGCCGCAGGAAAAGGATTTGCGGTAGTCGCGGATGAAATTTCCAAACTTGCTGACAAAACTTCTAATAGCATGAAGGAGATAGAAAATATTATCCAAGCTAACGAAACCGAGATCGGGATAGGAGTCAGCAATATCCGAGACACAGTAAATGTGATCGGAGGAATTATCCAGAGGATAGAAACTATCTATATCCGGATGAACGAGGTATCTTCCGTGATGGGAGAACAACTGGTCCGAAATAAGGTAGTGAACAAAAAAGGCCAGGAAGTGAAGGAAAGATCGGAAGGTATCCAAACTGCGATCCAGGAGCAAAAACTGGCTGTCGAAGAAATTTCGAAAACAATTTCGAGTATCAACGACCTGACCCAATCTAACGCATCCTCCACTGAAGAATTGAGTTCAGGTTCTGTGGGGCTCGCCCATCTGTCCGAGGATCTGAAAAACCAAGCGGAGTACTTTCATTTTTGA
- a CDS encoding metallophosphoesterase has protein sequence MIFDSSDKRIAVVGDIHGFWTWVDTEYFSKSNYDSVIFTGDLGNNRPGNTNKIAQLISKVRKPKYIILGNHDTTSIPQLLMEIANASPNIGYLSHTFHLLRYKKLLKDLGDSHICQYNLSQVGPRISLLGARTLSMGARFNFQLFIKSVFGISSYEESEKKFHELIQNIDFQKQDLIILAHNGPSGLGDKAHDIWGCDFKSEEGDFGDKDLGNFIRTIANHGKKPKVVIAGHMHHSSRKLRVKTRIWKKKEEGTLYLNPARVPRIFSDKQGNIWHHHVELIRKNGDWTAEAKYLKNGVEEIFPLPEFIEREKNRIEMKD, from the coding sequence TTGATATTTGATTCTTCTGATAAGCGGATCGCTGTAGTAGGTGATATACACGGATTCTGGACCTGGGTCGACACCGAATACTTTTCTAAAAGTAATTATGATTCTGTGATATTTACCGGCGATCTCGGAAACAATCGACCGGGGAATACAAACAAGATCGCCCAATTGATCTCTAAAGTTCGGAAACCAAAGTATATCATTTTAGGAAATCATGATACTACTTCTATCCCTCAATTACTAATGGAGATTGCGAACGCTTCACCTAACATTGGTTACTTAAGTCATACATTTCATCTTCTTAGATACAAAAAGTTACTTAAAGACCTGGGCGATTCTCATATTTGCCAGTATAATCTTTCTCAGGTCGGGCCAAGGATTTCACTGTTAGGGGCTAGAACTCTTTCTATGGGAGCCAGATTTAATTTTCAGTTATTTATTAAATCAGTGTTTGGAATTTCTTCTTACGAAGAATCGGAGAAAAAATTCCATGAATTGATCCAGAACATTGACTTCCAAAAACAAGATCTCATTATTCTTGCTCATAACGGTCCTTCCGGTCTAGGAGACAAGGCTCATGATATTTGGGGTTGCGATTTCAAGAGTGAAGAAGGGGACTTCGGAGATAAGGATCTAGGCAATTTTATCCGAACGATCGCTAACCATGGCAAAAAGCCCAAGGTAGTGATTGCAGGGCATATGCACCATTCTTCCAGAAAATTAAGAGTAAAGACTAGGATTTGGAAAAAGAAAGAAGAAGGTACACTGTATCTAAATCCTGCCAGAGTCCCTCGTATCTTCTCGGACAAGCAAGGAAATATCTGGCACCATCATGTGGAACTGATTAGAAAGAATGGAGATTGGACTGCTGAGGCGAAATATTTGAAGAATGGAGTGGAGGAAATTTTTCCCCTCCCTGAGTTTATAGAGAGGGAGAAAAATCGAATCGAAATGAAAGACTGA